A DNA window from Aphelocoma coerulescens isolate FSJ_1873_10779 chromosome 7, UR_Acoe_1.0, whole genome shotgun sequence contains the following coding sequences:
- the FASTKD2 gene encoding FAST kinase domain-containing protein 2, mitochondrial: MNNKISYLLNTVRCVHRYSSVLTPKYSSTTRKHILWIGRYRDPLGNANFRKLLLNILPSLHGSSLRFLSQKTDVFSTGAEALVSEKASQSSLEVEKLDDSESFKPKRVEDHSDLFFTSLRKCTCPCDALDLAAEAAVSIKHYTNCLTMAWRLFKNLSEEQQRYEKQLIFEHPAFVKLCQQLLRDARRMTRGDLVFSLHAVVHLGVPQNTLLVQTLVRVCQEKLNQLDNRCISVLATTLAGMDKDKNVSALQAGLQLLVEQRISSIRDIFILQNLMKCLGKDAPVFLKKKLEMAVLREIDGLTFPNALRMFLALAAMNYCSLPILNACSKKIQENVHDAPFRQLILILEACHTLQYRNVKLCSALAGYVNSTAYLWDKRQIFLFLSACETLGFQPRELLEIFTEKVTEDPEFLNLKNLLIVLRVYSRLNYVPRVQKHLFFETLHSCLNKCLPQISSTELLKAVYSLGILGYLPHHALDVLLQKDSNDELILSDDLKEQNAAMLRCVKTCMELDSPSFTKPAFVLTENSSSLVSLNLRKAQEALIELLGGENMFRQNVRLPYKYHIDFEIRMDSDRKKVLPIVATDDHPDSRVQRLAFLFAPMSAFCLGTTHPQGKLAMKKRHLNKLGYHVILIQSKKFQEMTKEDAVEFLKGKIYSEDAVSFPEATVQDNN; encoded by the exons ATGAATAATAAGATAAGTTATTTGTTAAATACTGTTAGATGCGTGCATAGGTACAGTTCTGTGCTCACTCCCAAATATTCATCCACAAcaagaaaacatattttatggATTGGCAGATACAGGGATCCCTTGGGAAATGCGAACTTCaggaaattacttttaaatattttgccttCTCTGCATGGATCATCTCTTCGATTTCTATCTCAAAAGACAGATGTTTTTAGCACAGGTGCAGAGGCTTTGGTAAGTGAGAAGGCTTCCCAGAGCTCCTTGGAAGTTGAAAAGTTGGATGATTCTGAGAGCTTCAAACCGAAGCGTGTAGAGGATCACAGTGACCTGTTCTTCACCAGTCTCCGGAAGTGCACCTGTCCTTGCGACGCGCTGGACTTGGCTGCAGAGGCGGCTGTTTCCATTAAGCACTACACGAACTGTTTAACCATGGCCTGGAGGCTCTTCAAAAACCTGTCAGAAGAGCAGCAGCGCTATGAGAAGCAGCTGATCTTTGAGCACCCGGCTTTTGtgaagctgtgccagcagctgctgcgcgATGCGCGCAGGATGACGCGTGGGGACCTGGTGTTCAGCTTGCACGCCGTGGTGCACCTCGGCGTGCCTCAGAACACGCTCCTGGTCCAGACTTTGGTGAGAGTGTGCCAA GAGAAGCTCAATCAACTTGATAACCGATGCATCTCAGTTTTGGCAACTACTTTGGCAGGGATGGATAAAGACAAGAATGTGAGCGCTCTTCAAGCTGGATTACA GTTACTAGTGGAGCAGCGCATTTCAAGTATCAGAGACATCTTTATTCTGCAGAACCTGATGAAATGCCTGGGAAAAGATGCTCCagtttttctgaaaaagaaattagag ATGGCAGTTTTGAGAGAAATAGATGGTTTGACTTTTCCGAATGCTCTGCGTATGTTTTTGGCTCTTGCTGCAATGAATTACTGTTCCCTTCCAATCCTGAATGCCTGCAGTAAAAAGATCCAGG AAAATGTCCATGATGCTCCATTTCGGCAGTTAATTCTCATTCTGGAAGCTTGTCACACTCTCCAGTACCGTAATGTAAAACTGTGCTCAGCATTAGCAGGCTATGTTAATTCTACTGCCTACCTTTGGGACAAAAGACAG attttcctttttctctcagccTGCGAGACACTTGGCTTTCAGCCTAGGGAGTTGCTGGAGATTTTTACTGAGAAGGTGACAGAAGACCCTGAATTCCTTAACTTGAAAAACCTTTTGATTGTTCTTCGAGTGTATTCACGACTCAACTATGTTCCCAGAGTCCAGAAGCATCT GTTTTTTGAGACTCTTCATAGCTGCTTGAATAAGTGCCTGCCTCAGATTTCCAGCACAGAACTGCTGAAGGCAGTGTATTCACTTGGCATCTTAGGATATCTTCCCCACCATGCACTTGATGTGCTGCTGCAAAAGGACAGCAACGATGAACTTATACTGTCAG ATGATCTTAAAGAACAAAATGCAGCGATGCTTCGCTGTGTGAAAACATGTATGGAACTTGACAGCCCTTCTTTCACAAAGCCTGCATTTGTGCTGACTGAGAATTCGTCCTCATTAGTATCTCTTAATCTCAGAAAGGCTCAGGAGGCACTGATAGAACTCCTGGGAGGCGAGAACATGTTTCGGCAAAATGTTCGGCTGCCATACAAATATCATATTG attttgAAATCAGAATGGATTCAGACAGAAAGAAAGTGCTCCCCATAGTTGCAACTGATGATCATCCTGACTCACGTGTTCAGAG GTTGGCTTTTCTGTTTGCTCCTATGTCTGCCTTCTGTCTGGGCACAACACAcccccagggaaagctggcaaTGAAGAAGCGGCACCTAAATAAACTGGGCTATCATGTGATTCTG ATCCAGAGCAAGAAGTTTCAGGAAATGACAAAAGAAGATGCGGTTGagtttttgaaaggaaaaatttaTTCAGAAGATGCTGTCTCTTTTCCTGAAGCAACTGTGCAggataataattaa